The genomic stretch AGTTCATTCATGAGGCTGCTGTGAGAGAAGTTTCACCACCGGTccggtgaggaggaggaagtctACCGTCTGCCCGCTGACAGGTAACCGCGTCCCGCCGACCACCACCGCCGAGGCACCGCTGTCTCCCCCGGAGCCACGTTAGCTGCGACATTAGCAAGCTAACATGGGCTAAATCAGCTGTTTCTACCCATAAGGGAAACTCATAAACTTTGTTATTGCTAATTTCATGTCACACATTCTTAGTCtgggatgtgtttttaatattattaatattattaagaGTCACTTTAAGTTATTAAGTTATTGTTTAGAAGCTGTTGTGtacttgtgtttcttgttttcaCCTGTCACTTcctgatcgtgtgtgtgtgtgtgtgtgtgtgtgtgtgtgcgcgtgcgtgcgcgcgtgcgtgcgtgcgtgtgcgtgtgagaccTGTTTAGTGGGATCACACATTTATTTGCACATTGGTCCCCATGTtttaaatcatcacattttcacagtgaACACAGGTTTGAATTGTATTGATTGTACTTAATTTAAATTGTATCATCAAGTATGAGACAGATTCGATGACGGAGGGACAACATGTGTAAAGGGTAGAATTTACTTCTGGATATTAATGTTAACTTAATTACTTAATTGCTGATGGATCCAAATTTAgagattaattcatttatttcctcctgAGTTCGCAGCACTTCAGTCGAAATTCAATGTCTCCATATTTGAGTCACGTCCAATTATGTAATCTAATTCCTTGAGATTTCCTCCGATTGCGTCTCTGAGATCACAGCTTGTGATATTTACTTTTGACAGTTGCTTAACTCCCCTTAATTCAGAAAGCAAATGAGAAAATGAGTTGAGCAGGTCTTCAAAAACATTGAGTGGTGgtttctttcactctttcttcAAACCAGAACCTAAGAATCCTCTTGGATGAGACAGTGTCTTATGTAGAACTACTAAAGCTATTGCTCGCTCAGTTTTACTATAAGATTGGTCTGGAAGGTTTTCAAGTTGCCAGCAGGTGCAGTGTGAAGTAAGTCTCATTTCCCTGAGAGATTAAGGAAGTGCCAAGAGATATTTGACAGAAATACAATTCTCACTTTCTCGCTGTCATtctgtatgtgtacatgtgtacgTTGTGTAGCCAGATGTCTTagttcctttttctttttttgtagcTTAACTCTAAAACCTTTGTTTTGGTCTGCACCACCTGTACCTGTCACAGCTGCTGGCATGACAagattcttgttttttgtttaaacctTTTCAGGATGTTACTAAAAGTGCTACTGGGCCTCCTGTGTGGCGTCACAGCCTCAGTCGCAGGCGGCGACGAGGCTCAGCAGGGCCCTCTGCCATTGCTGATGGTGTCCTTCGACGGTTTCCGGGCAGACTACCTGCAGAGGTTCCCCATGCCGAACCTGAAGCTCCTGTACAGCCAGGGGGTCCTGGTGGAGCAGCTCACCAACGTCTTCATCACCAAGACCTTTCCCAACCACTACACCCTGGTAACCCTGCTGCTCGCAGCTGTTTTCCTGATAAAGTAAAACTAGTAAATATGGAAGGTCTTAAACTGCTTAATAGAAGGAACACAAATccataaatatatatgcaatgtatatttgacattgttttttttcccaaggTGACAGGGCTGTACGCTGAGTCCCACGGTATCGTGGCCAGTAACATGTACGACCCCGTCAGCCACAAGCACTTCCACGCCGGCCAAGACCAGGACCCGATGTGGTGGAGCAAAGCGCAGCCCCTGTGGATCACGGCGCTGGACTCTGGCTACAAGACGGCGGCCATGATGTGGCCCGGCTCCGACGTGCTCATCAGCAGCCGCACACCGACACACTTCCTGCCCTATGACTTTAACGTGACGTTCCGGCAGCGGATAGGGAACGTGACAAAGTGGCTGCTGGGAAATGAAAAGGTAGACGTGCTTTGTGTGACATATAACTTTTTAGTTAAAGCGTCATTACGCTGCATTTCAACTTCTTTTCGTTTGCTCATCAATGTCCTCAAGGCCATAACATTCGTCTTGGAAGGGACAGCACCTGTAATCTGACAGTTTGGATCATATCTTTTCCTCCAGGAGCCGGGAGTGAAGTTCGCCGCTCTCTACTGGGAGGAGCCGGACAGGTCGGGCCACAAATACGGCCCAGAAAACACCGCCGTCATGACCAAAGTGCTGAAAGAGGTACAGTCATCTGATAACATTTACAAACTCACTTTGATCCTCACTCAAAATATTCCTTGTTGTACGCTCAGCTCTATCCTTTGTTTGCTGACTCTAGGGCTATTTTCACAAGTTAACTGATAACGTCGGGTGACGCCTGTGCAACTATTTACAATAGCAGCTTAACTATTGAACAGACCAAACGTAGAAGGGTTTCCTACTATCTGTGATGCAACAACATTAAGTTTAGCTTTATTCCATTTTGAGACATTTATCAAGTTTTTAGTTAAGACAATATtagttttattatcattattaggTTTTACATACATGCACTTGTGTCTTTGGTGAGTTTACCCACATCcctcgcagcagcagcagcagaatttCCATCCAAAGTTTTAGTGAAAATGGAATAGTGACATTTAGTAAGCGTGTCTTATCACATTTGATGGTTAATTAAATTTCAGCAGAACTCCTTTGACTCAAAGATTGGCTTGACAGGTTGACGACAACATCGGCCTGCTGGTGTCGAAGCTGAAGTACAATGGCCTCTGGGGTCGCATCAACGTCATAATAACCAGCGACCACGGAATGGCTCAGCTGTCGACCGAGCGCCTCATACGGCTGGACGACTGCATCCACCCTGACGACTACACGCTGGTGGACAGCTCGCCCGTCGCAGCCCTCATCCCACATAAAGGTAACCAGGTTCACATCAGCTAACATGCGACGACGGTTCCTCATGAAATATTCACAGAACCGTGTGTTCCTGTGCAGATCCAAAGACACTCTTCACTCTGCTGAGAACGTGCCACGCCCACATGACAGCATATCTGAAGTCGGACATCCCTGATAGGCTGCACTACCGGAACAACGAACGTATCCAGCCAATCATCCTGGTTGCTGATGAGGGCTGGAGCATAGTGCAGCGGGGGAACACGCTGTCGAGAAGTAGGTCTCTCAGTTATGTGTTATTACATCTTTCATCAAtagatgtttgtttacatgtgatgtgtgtgtgtgtgtgtgtatctgtccCAGGTTACATCACCTTTGTTTTCCATTAAACTGGAGGTTGTGACAAACTAATACAAGTCACAACTGAATAATCAAATACGACTGTTCGACAGGAAAAACCTTCTGgatggaaaaaactaaatgaatgggttcataaatgtttgatatgtaaatgtttaaatcacCTGAACACCTCAGGTAATGTTTGGCTGAAAGATTAAAGTTTTCCCTGCTGGGAATGTTAATAGGATATAAGACATCAAGTTCTTTTTAAGTTGATCGGTAGACAAATACATTGGGTGTCTGCAGATCTGTGTGTCCTTAATCTAGTTGGACAACATGTCTCATTGATTTTAGTCATACTGGAAGATGTActtttctttagtttaaaaGTTAGAAGTTTCAATACAAAATATTATtactaataaacaaatatacatttaaagagACTGTAGCCCCACCCACTagctctttctcttcttctctccctcagtGGGCGATCACGGCTATGACAACACCCTACCCAGCATGCACCCCTTCATGGCAGCGGCGGGGCCCAGCTTCCGTGAAGGTTATCGAATCAGCAATTTAAAGAGCGTGGACATTTACCCTCTCATGTGCCATCTGCTGTCGGTGCCACCACAGCCCAACAACGGCAGCCTGAGCCAGGCTCGCTGCCTCCTGGCAGCTGAGGCCTGCGGGGACCTCACCCTGGTGATCAGCCTGGTGCTGGGCATCTTACTGGTACTCGCCACAATCATCCGTAAGTCCAAAGGATCGCAACagtatattaatatttgttatATCAATGCATAATGCAAACCCCAGAGTTAGCATGTGGATATTACATAAAAAGGGGACCCAGAATCGAACCCTGGGGGACTCCACAAAGGGGTtatttgtttcttcattttaactATAAAAGAATGATCTGCATATCATGAACTGATCAACAAACTAACAGGACTTGTTTCTTCAGTACTTTTCAGGTGGCGGCGAAACTACCGGCAGTCACGCTCCCAACCTTTCCAGAGGCTGCAGGTGGACGACGATGAAGAACCCCTGTTTGAGTAAACCAGTCAGACCCGAGCGTCACAGACTGATCTGCGTCACCTATTTGAGCTCCAATAGGTACTTTCACTTAACCCACTCAGGCCGCCGCCCTAGATTTCACCAGGCATGGGTGCACAGCATGCATGTGCATACACAAACGTGCAGTAGAAGGAGCTGCTGTTTATAAAGCCTTCAGGCCAACAGACCCACCGGCTGTATTCAGAAAGCTTCCATGTACACAGAGGTGTTACTACTGATGAATTTCAAAGAATTTATCCATTCACCTTTAAACTACAAACCACATGTATTCTCCCACAGCTGTGTCTTTGCCTGCACTGTAACAGAGGCATTTTAATGGTTTTGCGCCCGTCAACTAATTGAGCAAACAGTTACTGGTCATCTGTCAATaaacaaagccaaaatatcccaagCACAGATGCTTTAATTACCTTTAATTTCAAATAGATTAAGTATTAAAATAACCAGCAAATGAATAAAACGAGTGTCAGCACTTGTAGCCCTGTTTGCAAAATTACTACTAAAAGTAGTAATTTTAGGCTAGTACTACCTTAGTACTACTTTTAGGCCACTTTTAAATGGGCTATTCCTGATTAATTTATAGTTAAAATAGCCTATTCATAATCACGTCATGTCTTAAAGGAGACTAAACTTTATGATTAGGCTTATTGATATCACGCCCATTCCGTCCAagagatatttatatatttgatgtaTATGTTTCAtgtgattgtttatttttacatattttggaTCAGAACTTTTTTAAAGAGTAGGTCACAACAAACCAGCAAGTTCTGAGTTTCCACGACTCCTTACTAGAAATCCTTCTGAGGGGATGTTTGTGCGTACGCCCCCAGATGTGAGGTTGTACAAACAGCTGTAGGAAATAATAGCGAATAGTAGTGGTGGTTATTTAATTCTTCATAATGTTACTGGTCTCTCGTAAAACAATCATTTTACGAGAGACTTGAACCTGTGACGAGAAAACCAGTGGTGTTCTGAGGAAAACtctttttagattttatagATGCTACTGATttaagatatttatttaatatatttctgCGGGAACTGAAGGAAACTTCATTTTATGAGATTTTTGTATGTATAGTGTTTAGtgtagtttagcttttttgtCAGAAGAGGGAGCCAGTTACAAATGTTTCTTGTGCAATGAGAAAACCCTTACTGATGTAGAAATTCTTATGATtgtgttcatttatattttattttgaactgtTACTGTTTTGTGTTcctattttttattaaattatagtATATTAGGTAGAAATCACGTTTGCAGTACTTGATGATAAAagtatttcttattattatgtacaaacttaattaaaagagaaatacaaatacactgtTCACTCACTTCTGCTCAAATCTGCAGTGACCAGATGTTTTTAGGacattactttgtgtttttgtttttgacttgtATGTCGGAGTGTTAGGCCAaattaaagggaaataaaataagaataaagtaaaacttTTAATATCAACTTGAGCCGGAGCGCTGCAGAGAGACCAAAAAATACACtaacacattgttggttttggtctttttataGGATTTGTTGACAACAGCCACACTACAGAACGTCACATGCAGTGtgttcagggttttttttgtgtgtgtgtgtgtgtgtgtgtgtgtgtgtgtgtgtgtgtgtgtgtgtgtgtgtgtgtgtgtgtgtgtgtgtgtgtgtgtgtgtgtgtgtgtgtgtgtgtgtgtgtgtgtgtgtgtgtaaaaaagtgCATCATTCAACTGAAACTAAGGGGAAAAAGTCCACATCCAAACT from Hippoglossus stenolepis isolate QCI-W04-F060 chromosome 24, HSTE1.2, whole genome shotgun sequence encodes the following:
- the enpp4 gene encoding bis(5'-adenosyl)-triphosphatase enpp4; amino-acid sequence: MLLKVLLGLLCGVTASVAGGDEAQQGPLPLLMVSFDGFRADYLQRFPMPNLKLLYSQGVLVEQLTNVFITKTFPNHYTLVTGLYAESHGIVASNMYDPVSHKHFHAGQDQDPMWWSKAQPLWITALDSGYKTAAMMWPGSDVLISSRTPTHFLPYDFNVTFRQRIGNVTKWLLGNEKEPGVKFAALYWEEPDRSGHKYGPENTAVMTKVLKEVDDNIGLLVSKLKYNGLWGRINVIITSDHGMAQLSTERLIRLDDCIHPDDYTLVDSSPVAALIPHKDPKTLFTLLRTCHAHMTAYLKSDIPDRLHYRNNERIQPIILVADEGWSIVQRGNTLSRMGDHGYDNTLPSMHPFMAAAGPSFREGYRISNLKSVDIYPLMCHLLSVPPQPNNGSLSQARCLLAAEACGDLTLVISLVLGILLVLATIILLFRWRRNYRQSRSQPFQRLQVDDDEEPLFE